The Cervus elaphus chromosome 12, mCerEla1.1, whole genome shotgun sequence DNA window AGCTTTAAATTTCACCTGTACCTCCCAAGTGTTATGTAAAAACACCTAGacaaaaacacaaattttaataGTGGggatactttttattattttgtattgtatACTTTTAATCCAATCTTCTACAAGATGTATGTGTTACATTAGAAAAATTCATAAtgaaataaaacttcaaaaagtTTCCTACAATACATCATTAATAACAATGACATGAATTTAATGTTACCCAGGGGATAAATGATTCACATAAGATTATTAAACACTAAAATCCAACCTTGAATCTCTCTCTCCTGTCAGTAGCATAGCAGTGCATTACAATTTGGGGGAAGGTCCAAGGTGTTTGGTGAAGAAGGTTAGAATTTGCTTCCAAGCATCTACCTGGGCCTTAGAATGAGCCCTGGGCTCCCCACCCCACATTACGGGTTTGTCCAAGGACGTGTGCAAAGAAGCTGGGCACATGGGGAAATAAGGAGGCTCAATGTAGTGCCCAGCCCCAGGATAAGAGATGATCTGGGGTTTTTCCTTTCCATGGGCCTGTAACCGTTCCGAGGCTATCTGGGCACAAAACTCACTCCTCCAGTTATGGTCATCCTGACCAACAATGAAGAGGATGGGTCCCTGGGCCTTCTCTATTGGAATCATGCAGGGGTTCTCGCACCCCCCCTACAATATCATTCCTTACATCCACAATGTCTAGGAGGCCTGAGAAAGCTACCTTCACTCGCCTCAGGTCATGGCCCAACGGTGGAATGCTGTTCTCTTTGTAGTACATAGCTTTGTTTCCAATGAACCCAGATCCATTGATGGAAACCGTGGCTGAGATGTTCTTCAAAAATGAGGCCATGGAGAGACAAATATCAGCCCCTAAGGAAATGCCCAGAAGGCCAATGCCTGGGCCTTTTATCtgcaagaaaagaagagacaaaagtaaaaaatctacctcagagaaaaacatttttctaaatgcagctaGAGATGCTGCTAGCTTTGACTTGTGAACTGCTCACAAGACACTCAACCTCAGCTGACAGAGGATATTCTTTCCCTGTAAAGACTATCTTCCTGGACACGTGGCAAACAAATCCTAAAAACTCACTGGCAAATTTGGGAACTAGTTGCAAACTTCCAGAGAGTCATGCACTGAAGAATGCTGAGTCATGGAGCCTGTTGAGTTCAGAGCCTCATTCAGGTGGAATTATGGCATCAATGTTCTTGAGTATCTAACTTGTGAAACGAAAGTCTGTCCCAAGAAGTGAATCATTATCAGACCACATCTAAATATATACTGAAAAATGGTTAACTTTATAGAAACAAAGTAAGACTTCAGAGTCCAATTAAGTAGTTCTTAGCTTCTGAAATGGGTGAACAAGTTTCGATCAAGTCTGAAAACATATTCTGCTATCAgaaatataaagattaaaaagtaTGCAAAGCTAAAAAATTAGAAACTCCACTTGAAGAAATTTTAATATTGCTACATAATTCCCTGAAATAAAATCTCACATGAATTTTACAATGAAGTCAGCAATTTTAATCCATCTGACAGAGAAAGTGGAGTACCTAAAACCAAGGAAGTCTTCAAAAGAAATGTCTGTGAAAGAAGAGTAGAACAGCATCAATGCTGTTGGCACAGGTGAGTGCAAAGTGACACCCTCTGCAGGTTCTAGAGAGAATGATAAAGGAGGTTAGGAGAACCTGGGTGTGTTGAAGCATGTAGCACAGGGTTTCTTCAAAGTAGTCCAGGTCTATGGTATCGAATTTCTTGGGGAGATCTTCAAAGCTACAATAAGCTAGAGCCAATGTGGCAAAGCCATGGCCAGCCAGAAGGCTGGCCCGATATTCCAACAGGCCTCCTCCAACACCGAAGATGTCAATGATCCCTGGGAAAGGTCCAGATCCTAAAGAAGGCAGTATTATAAAGAGAATGTGTTATGTAATTTATTGAAGGATTTACTTTCCTTTTAGAAATCTTTCTAAAGTATTTAGTGGGTGCCTGTGaatcagaggaaagaaaagagctcCCTGAGTCATTATTGAACAAGGGATACAAATTCCAAATTATCTCCAAGGTATACTTAGAGAATCTTTAGTTGTAAAGAAGGGTAATAAAGTCTAAAGACTATACCATGGAAGGAGGATTTTAGACAGTTTATTCGAAGTGTTCTTTTATAGGATTGGGAACAGAATTGAGAATGAAAACGAAGCTTTCAAAACCAAATCAAAACTCTTGGTGATACCTTTGGTTCAAATGTCTGcttagaggaaagaaagagatccTGCGAGGCTTTAGGTGAGGAAGGCAGTGAAGTCTGAAAAATGATCTGTGGtagagaggagcatgaaaaagtgggTAAGGGGCCCAGTGTACGCAGGACATTGGAGAAGGGTGACGTGGCACTAGCTTCCTCGGCTGTCATCATATTGTGTA harbors:
- the ACOT4 gene encoding LOW QUALITY PROTEIN: peroxisomal succinyl-coenzyme A thioesterase (The sequence of the model RefSeq protein was modified relative to this genomic sequence to represent the inferred CDS: deleted 1 base in 1 codon), which encodes MVATVTLEPAGRCRWDEPVRIAVRGLAPGQPVTLRASLRDEKGALFRAHARYCADAAGLLDLERAPALGGSFAGLEPMGLFWALEPEKPFWRFLKRDVQTPFAVELEVLDGHEPEAQRLLGRAVHERDFLAPGVRREPVRAGRVRATLFLPPGSGPFPGIIDIFGVGGGLLEYRASLLAGHGFATLALAYCSFEDLPKKFDTIDLDYFEETLCYMLQHTQIKGPGIGLLGISLGADICLSMASFLKNISATVSINGSGFIGNKAMYYKENSIPPLGHDLRRVKVAFSGLLDIVDVRNDIVGGCENPCMIPIEKAQGPILFIVGQDDHNWRSEFCAQIASERLQAHGKEKPQIISYPGAGHYIEPPYFPMCPASLHTSLDKPVMWGGEPRAHSKAQVDAWKQILTFFTKHLGPSPKL